The SAR324 cluster bacterium genome segment CATCAGAAAGAATGGAAGAGTTGCTAGAGTCAATTGAAACTATACTTTGATTACCCTTTGATTTAGTAACGTTAGCATTACTCTCAGTTAATAGGTGAGAAGTTCTAAACCTATCGTTAAAGCCTCTATATGGATAAAAGCATATACTTGTGTACTCAGATTTGTCTGAAGAAGACAGCAAATTTATGACAAAAAGTGAACAATCTTTTATGTGTATTTTAAAGTCGAGTTCACAAGAATTTGAGTAAATTTCTCGGATTCTTAATTCTTCATTGTGTTGAATCAATTGGTGACTAATATGAATGTGCTTGTCTCGAAGAGATTGTATGTCACCAGCAGGAGTAATTTCTAAACTACCACTGGAGTTAAGTGATAATTTCCTTGGAAGCGTCATTATTTGATCCCAACCATCACAATTTTTTCCTTTATTCATGTTGAATATGACAATTACACTACCATCATCGAAAGGTGCAGCTGTAGGAGCGTGTACACCCGAAGGATGAGCTGCACCAAAATTAAATAAGCCGTGTTTTTTAGCACTGAATTTCTGTTTATCTATATCGTATGAACCTAAGATATATTGCCCACCTGACATATGGCTAAAAAATAACAAGATATGCTGATCGCCAATAGGCCAGAAGTACGGGCATGCACCGTCATCACCAATTCTTGTAAAGATATCATCTTCAATAAAAGAATGAACGAACTCCCAGTTGATTAAATTTTTTGACTTAAAAAGAAAATCAGCAGCCAAATATTGTCCTGAAGGGCCATTAGCTTCAACACCTCCAGATAAGGAGTAATAATGATCCCGGCATTTCCATATGCAGGGATCGTAGACTGAGAATTTATCGAGATGATAAGCTCTGCTCCTGTCAGATGTGTTCAGGGGTATAACGGCGTCATTGGTGAGCTTTTTCCAATTGAGTAGCAGTGGG includes the following:
- a CDS encoding glycoside hydrolase family 32 protein, which produces MKSVLPSRVPFFKFSSSFTEQQRELESNPLLQRMSESRIRMKDDKFRPKYHYINPEGNLNDPNGLCFWQGNWHLFYQAYPPEDTRQHWGHAISHDLIHWRDLPYAIYPVPENCCFSGATLVEENRVIAMYHGTEVGNIVAISDDPLLLNWKKLTNDAVIPLNTSDRSRAYHLDKFSVYDPCIWKCRDHYYSLSGGVEANGPSGQYLAADFLFKSKNLINWEFVHSFIEDDIFTRIGDDGACPYFWPIGDQHILLFFSHMSGGQYILGSYDIDKQKFSAKKHGLFNFGAAHPSGVHAPTAAPFDDGSVIVIFNMNKGKNCDGWDQIMTLPRKLSLNSSGSLEITPAGDIQSLRDKHIHISHQLIQHNEELRIREIYSNSCELDFKIHIKDCSLFVINLLSSSDKSEYTSICFYPYRGFNDRFRTSHLLTESNANVTKSKGNQSIVSIDSSNSSILSDVMIRPPECGPFNLDPSGILDVKIFIDRSVVEVFIGNQQCLAVRVYPSLEDSKGLSVKSYGGKAEILNLDVWEMKSIYTSIN